The following are from one region of the Mesorhizobium sp. B2-8-5 genome:
- a CDS encoding branched-chain amino acid ABC transporter permease: MTSIRRDILIGIICLAFAIALPLAMPGRYVITQSTLFFIWAIVVVQWNLVLGIGGIFSLAQMALFATGAYATAMLGFYWKVPMLAAIPMAGVITVAMGLLIGLACLRLRGPYVALLTLAIAQVMYVLIVNDTDCFTTVGGCMPLFGGVRGIGQFGDIGLRALFPSKWYIAHYYVGLALLAVAVTISIVVIRGPLGLAFRALRDNPGYAMSRGISRFKYQLWIFAVSAFFTGIAGGFYAIHFRVVGPTVFSFSTLLFLIAMIVIGGLGSIWGPLLGAAVLMLADEGMRELSDYRNIGLGLLLAVFVIAWPNGLNGWLQRSRTSRN; this comes from the coding sequence ATGACATCGATCCGCCGCGACATCCTGATCGGTATTATCTGCCTGGCTTTCGCCATCGCGCTGCCGCTCGCCATGCCCGGGCGCTACGTCATCACCCAGTCGACGCTGTTCTTCATCTGGGCGATCGTCGTGGTGCAGTGGAACCTCGTGCTCGGCATAGGCGGCATCTTCTCGCTGGCGCAGATGGCGCTGTTCGCCACCGGCGCCTACGCCACGGCGATGCTGGGCTTTTACTGGAAGGTGCCCATGCTTGCCGCCATCCCGATGGCGGGTGTCATTACCGTCGCGATGGGCCTGCTGATCGGCCTCGCCTGCCTGCGCCTGCGCGGCCCCTACGTGGCGCTGTTGACGCTGGCGATCGCGCAGGTCATGTATGTGCTCATCGTCAACGACACCGACTGCTTCACCACCGTCGGCGGCTGCATGCCGCTGTTCGGCGGCGTGCGCGGCATCGGCCAGTTCGGCGATATCGGCCTGCGCGCGCTGTTCCCGTCGAAATGGTACATCGCCCACTATTATGTCGGGCTCGCGCTGCTGGCGGTCGCGGTGACGATTTCGATCGTCGTCATCCGGGGACCGCTCGGCCTGGCATTCCGGGCCTTACGCGACAATCCGGGCTACGCCATGTCGCGCGGCATCAGCCGTTTCAAATACCAGCTGTGGATCTTCGCGGTCTCCGCCTTCTTCACCGGCATCGCCGGCGGCTTCTACGCCATCCATTTCCGCGTCGTCGGCCCGACGGTCTTTTCCTTCTCGACGCTGCTGTTCCTGATCGCGATGATCGTCATCGGCGGCCTCGGCTCGATATGGGGCCCCCTGCTCGGCGCCGCCGTGCTGATGCTGGCCGACGAAGGCATGCGGGAGTTGTCCGACTACCGCAACATCGGCCTTGGGCTGCTGCTGGCGGTCTTCGTCATCGCATGGCCGAACGGGTTGAACGGCTGGCTGCAGCGAAGCCGAACCAGCCGCAATTGA
- a CDS encoding branched-chain amino acid ABC transporter substrate-binding protein codes for MKKYLLSAVAVAALVAFAGNAWADIVIGVAGPITGPNAAFGAQFQKGAEQAAADINAAGGVLGQKIKIEIGDDVSDPKQGISVANKFVADGVKYVVGHFNSGVSIPASEVYAENGVLEVSPASTNPQYTERGLWNTFRTCGRDDQQGKVAGDYIAANFKDAKIAIVHDKTPYGQGLVDVAKKDLNADGITEVMYEGINVGDKDFSALIAKMKAAGVTLIYFGGLHTEAGLIMRQSADQGLKATLFSGDGMVSNELASIAGDSVIGTLNTFSPDPRKNPAAKDIVEKFRASGFEPEAYTLYSYAAVQIVAAAIDKAGSADDAQKVAATIKAGGPWKTAIGDIGYDEKGDITRPDYVIYEWKKGADGKPTYAEK; via the coding sequence ATGAAAAAATATCTTTTGTCGGCGGTAGCAGTGGCCGCGCTTGTCGCCTTCGCGGGCAACGCCTGGGCGGACATCGTCATCGGCGTCGCCGGGCCGATCACCGGTCCGAACGCGGCTTTCGGCGCGCAGTTCCAGAAAGGTGCGGAACAGGCGGCCGCCGACATCAACGCGGCCGGCGGCGTGCTCGGCCAGAAAATCAAGATCGAGATCGGCGACGATGTCTCCGATCCGAAGCAGGGCATTTCGGTCGCCAACAAATTCGTCGCGGACGGCGTGAAATATGTGGTCGGCCACTTCAACTCGGGCGTGTCGATCCCCGCCTCGGAAGTCTATGCCGAAAACGGCGTGCTCGAGGTATCGCCGGCATCGACCAATCCGCAATATACCGAGCGCGGCCTTTGGAACACCTTCCGCACCTGCGGCCGCGACGACCAGCAGGGCAAGGTCGCGGGCGACTATATCGCCGCGAATTTCAAGGACGCCAAGATCGCCATCGTCCACGACAAGACGCCTTATGGCCAGGGCCTCGTCGATGTCGCCAAGAAGGATCTGAACGCCGATGGCATCACCGAGGTGATGTATGAAGGCATCAATGTCGGCGACAAGGATTTCTCCGCGCTCATCGCCAAGATGAAGGCGGCCGGCGTCACGCTGATCTATTTCGGCGGTCTCCACACCGAGGCCGGCCTGATCATGCGCCAGTCGGCGGATCAGGGTCTGAAGGCGACGCTGTTCTCGGGCGACGGAATGGTCTCGAACGAGCTTGCCTCGATCGCCGGCGATTCGGTTATCGGCACCTTGAACACCTTCTCGCCGGACCCGCGGAAAAACCCCGCCGCCAAGGACATCGTCGAAAAGTTCCGTGCCTCGGGTTTCGAGCCGGAAGCCTACACGCTCTACTCCTACGCGGCGGTCCAGATCGTCGCCGCCGCGATCGACAAGGCGGGCTCGGCCGACGACGCGCAAAAGGTCGCCGCGACCATCAAGGCAGGCGGCCCGTGGAAGACGGCGATCGGCGACATCGGCTATGACGAGAAGGGCGATATCACGCGCCCCGACTATGTCATCTACGAATGGAAGAAGGGCGCGGACGGCAAGCCGACTTACGCCGAGAAATAA
- a CDS encoding AraC family transcriptional regulator — protein sequence MQRRMIAPCFMDDTLECLRRHNVEVEPLLARVGLPPVISEPISAEQYGALWHAVAQEMDDEFFGEGARPMRAGSFALLCQALLTTETLEHALRRGLRFLRAVLDDPHGELTVGNGLAEIRLSDSGPLRSAFAYRTFWIIVHGVNCWLVGRRLPIRWVDFKCDIPPTGSDYRLFFGAPVRFDQPESRLVFDAEFLKLPVIRDACALREFLRRAPANILVRYRHDEGLSAAIRGRLHATAPAAWPSFERLAAGMRMQAPTLRRRLQSEGQNYRSIKDEMRRALAMEALLNGSRSVADLAADIGFSEPSAFHRAFHKWTGKSPALFRREASSDADPRDNASAN from the coding sequence ATGCAGCGCCGGATGATCGCCCCCTGTTTCATGGACGACACGCTCGAATGCCTTCGCCGCCACAATGTCGAGGTGGAGCCTCTGCTGGCTCGCGTCGGGTTGCCGCCGGTGATTTCCGAGCCGATCTCGGCCGAACAATATGGCGCGCTCTGGCATGCCGTCGCGCAGGAGATGGATGACGAGTTCTTCGGCGAAGGCGCCCGGCCGATGCGGGCCGGCAGTTTCGCGTTGCTTTGCCAGGCGCTGCTCACCACCGAGACGCTCGAGCATGCCTTGCGCAGGGGCCTGCGCTTCTTGCGCGCCGTGCTCGACGATCCGCATGGCGAGCTGACCGTCGGCAACGGGCTCGCCGAAATCAGACTGAGCGATTCCGGGCCGCTGCGCTCGGCCTTCGCCTATCGCACCTTCTGGATCATCGTCCACGGCGTGAACTGCTGGTTGGTGGGCCGGCGTCTCCCGATCCGCTGGGTGGATTTCAAATGCGATATCCCGCCGACGGGGAGCGACTACCGGCTGTTCTTCGGCGCGCCGGTGCGCTTCGACCAGCCCGAAAGCCGCCTCGTCTTCGACGCCGAATTCCTGAAGCTGCCGGTCATCCGCGACGCCTGCGCGCTGCGCGAATTCCTGCGCAGGGCGCCGGCCAACATTCTGGTGCGCTACCGTCATGACGAGGGGCTCTCGGCGGCCATACGCGGACGCCTGCACGCCACTGCGCCGGCGGCGTGGCCGAGCTTCGAGCGGCTTGCCGCCGGCATGCGCATGCAGGCGCCGACCTTGCGTCGCAGGCTTCAGTCCGAGGGCCAGAACTATCGCTCGATCAAGGACGAGATGCGCAGGGCCCTGGCGATGGAGGCCCTGCTCAACGGCAGCCGCAGCGTCGCCGATCTCGCCGCCGATATCGGCTTTTCCGAGCCGAGCGCATTCCACCGCGCGTTCCACAAATGGACCGGCAAGAGCCCGGCCTTGTTCCGCCGCGAGGCCTCGTCCGACGCCGATCCGCGCGACAATGCGTCCGCGAATTAG
- a CDS encoding AMP-binding protein: protein MTMLERAPSFYIPGQHDDDLENRVLPKILRMQAERLGDSPFIDICGRSAGFEEMQVASGRLARGLRALGIGKSDRVAMLLPNCFELVATWFAVSSLGAIEVPSNPGLKGDLLCHNLNNCGAEVLVAEANALDELARVQDRLPDLRTLILVGVDPSEARAAGIRIGRIVGFEECMAGQPDFDLADIHYSDPMAILYTSGTTGPAKGALMSHHHCYSWAAAMALNLGYTTADSYFSALPLFHTDAQMFGVYLPLIYGTRTTLVDGFSASRFWDQVREGGASATNLLGAMAVILSRQPPSDGDGANPVRICQCIPMVPDKEAFERRFGMRLVTGYGQTETGFVTLDAVGDTKAGSCGRPHPDWEVAIVDERDRPLPHGSVGEIVSRPRKNWSMFSGYYRADAKTVQTLRNLWYHSGDAGCLDEDGWLYFKHRLNEAIRRRGENISAYEVETVAEKHPDIVESAAFGIPSEFTEEDIMVVAQRRPGSTLGAAELLAHFRAMAPRHMVPRYIEITDTPLPRTPTEKIARTALRQQGVGAATFDRGER from the coding sequence ATGACCATGCTCGAACGCGCCCCTTCTTTCTACATCCCCGGCCAGCATGACGACGATCTGGAGAACCGGGTGCTGCCCAAGATCCTGCGCATGCAGGCCGAGCGCCTGGGCGACAGCCCGTTCATCGACATTTGCGGACGCTCCGCCGGCTTCGAGGAGATGCAGGTCGCTTCAGGGCGGCTGGCGCGAGGTCTTCGCGCCCTTGGCATCGGCAAGTCCGATCGTGTGGCGATGCTGTTGCCCAATTGTTTCGAGCTGGTCGCGACGTGGTTCGCGGTATCGAGCCTGGGCGCCATAGAGGTGCCCAGCAATCCGGGCCTGAAAGGCGACTTGCTTTGCCACAACCTGAACAATTGCGGCGCCGAAGTCCTGGTCGCCGAGGCCAACGCGCTTGACGAGCTCGCCAGGGTCCAGGACCGCCTGCCGGACCTGCGCACCCTCATCCTGGTCGGCGTCGATCCGAGCGAAGCCCGGGCGGCCGGCATCCGGATCGGCCGCATCGTCGGCTTCGAGGAATGCATGGCCGGGCAGCCGGATTTCGACCTCGCCGACATCCATTATTCCGACCCGATGGCGATCCTCTACACCTCAGGCACCACCGGTCCGGCCAAGGGCGCATTGATGTCCCATCATCACTGCTATTCCTGGGCCGCGGCCATGGCTCTCAATCTCGGCTACACGACCGCCGACAGCTATTTCTCGGCATTGCCTCTGTTCCACACCGACGCGCAGATGTTCGGCGTCTACCTGCCGTTGATCTACGGCACCCGCACGACATTGGTCGACGGCTTCAGCGCATCGCGGTTCTGGGACCAGGTACGCGAAGGCGGCGCCTCGGCGACGAACCTGCTCGGCGCCATGGCGGTCATCCTGTCGCGCCAGCCGCCGTCCGATGGCGACGGCGCCAACCCGGTGCGCATATGCCAGTGCATTCCCATGGTGCCGGACAAGGAAGCGTTCGAGCGGCGCTTCGGCATGCGGCTCGTCACCGGCTATGGGCAGACGGAGACAGGTTTCGTCACCCTCGACGCGGTGGGGGATACGAAAGCGGGTTCCTGCGGCCGCCCGCATCCCGATTGGGAGGTGGCGATCGTCGATGAGCGGGACCGGCCCCTGCCGCATGGGTCCGTCGGCGAGATCGTATCGCGCCCGCGCAAGAACTGGAGCATGTTTTCCGGCTACTACCGGGCGGACGCCAAGACGGTGCAGACGCTCCGGAACCTCTGGTATCACTCCGGCGACGCCGGTTGCCTGGACGAGGATGGCTGGCTCTATTTCAAGCACCGGCTGAACGAGGCGATCAGGCGGCGCGGCGAGAACATCTCCGCCTACGAGGTCGAGACCGTCGCCGAAAAGCACCCCGACATCGTCGAAAGCGCCGCGTTCGGGATCCCGTCAGAGTTCACCGAGGAAGACATCATGGTCGTTGCCCAGCGGCGGCCTGGCTCCACGCTGGGGGCGGCCGAACTGCTGGCGCATTTCAGGGCGATGGCGCCGCGCCACATGGTGCCGCGTTATATCGAGATCACCGACACGCCACTTCCGCGAACGCCGACGGAAAAGATCGCCAGGACCGCGCTGCGCCAACAGGGTGTCGGCGCCGCCACATTCGATCGGGGCGAGCGCTAG
- a CDS encoding enoyl-CoA hydratase/isomerase family protein, producing the protein MGDAKMGAVISRHDGAIAWVKLNRPERLNAMNRQLVDDLSEALARAEADPSIRAVILHGEGRAFCSGDDLKDLDSQTTSEATTQAWVDAIQNITLQIMQSRKIVIAAVHGWCVGGALEWAVNCDFTLFADNARWFFPEVSYGLFVTGGVTALLTKQTGPQVAKELMILGEKHDARKALEVGIAWKLFPEAQLLDEAEKLALAIAERPESAVADIKHAINNGFHSSLADAMALETRATVSGFLSPDAQARAKNF; encoded by the coding sequence ATGGGCGATGCCAAGATGGGCGCAGTCATTTCCAGGCACGACGGCGCAATCGCCTGGGTCAAGCTCAACCGTCCCGAACGGCTCAACGCCATGAACAGGCAACTCGTCGACGACCTGTCCGAGGCGCTGGCGCGAGCCGAAGCGGACCCGTCGATCCGTGCCGTCATCCTGCACGGCGAAGGACGCGCCTTCTGCTCCGGCGACGACCTCAAGGATCTCGACTCCCAGACCACTTCCGAGGCCACGACACAGGCCTGGGTGGACGCCATCCAGAACATCACTTTGCAGATCATGCAGTCGCGCAAGATCGTGATCGCCGCGGTGCATGGCTGGTGCGTCGGCGGTGCGCTCGAATGGGCGGTGAATTGCGACTTCACGCTGTTCGCCGACAATGCGCGCTGGTTCTTCCCCGAAGTCAGCTACGGGCTGTTCGTCACCGGTGGCGTCACCGCCCTGTTGACCAAGCAGACCGGGCCGCAGGTCGCCAAGGAACTGATGATCCTGGGCGAGAAGCACGATGCCAGGAAAGCGCTGGAGGTGGGCATCGCGTGGAAGCTTTTTCCCGAGGCGCAATTGCTGGACGAGGCGGAAAAACTCGCTTTGGCGATAGCGGAGCGTCCGGAAAGCGCGGTGGCGGACATCAAGCATGCCATCAACAACGGCTTCCACTCTTCCCTGGCCGATGCGATGGCGCTCGAGACCAGGGCCACGGTGAGCGGTTTCCTTTCCCCCGATGCGCAGGCGCGGGCAAAGAATTTTTGA
- a CDS encoding methylmalonyl-CoA mutase family protein: MNLFSQTAIEDIREKQAAWEEKELAAALGGRPEEKPAYATECGIPLKRVYTAADIADIPADELGFPGAYPFTRGAYPTMYRGRPWTIRQVAGFGNPEATNQRYKYMIQTGQTGLSTDFDLPTLLGLDSDDPRAFGEVGRVGVAIDTVDDVDRLFDGIDLEKISVSLTINPSAWVVYAMYVAVAERRGCDLHKLAGTLQADPLKEYVAQKEWIYPVRPAVRLLRDLIMYSARATPKINPISLSGYHLSDVGGNALQEIAFIMAFTIAYCEEVTGAGMDIDDFAPRLSFFFISHQDFFEQICKFRAARRVYAKIMAQRFKARKPESMRLRVHVQTAAMSLTKVEHHNNLMRTAIQALGAVLGGCQSMHTNGLDEAFAIPTEEAMKLAIRTQQIIRDEINVTSVIDPLGGSYFIERLTRDMETEIWKLLDEVDERGGAVKLVEEGWFQQKLADSAYATFQKIDAGEKISVGVNRYVDETSRSAEVHIHPYDEECTQLQIDRLQAARADRDNARVRQLLKELAEQARSDDVNLLPKTIEAVKAKATLGEICAALREVWGAYAEPMIV, translated from the coding sequence ATGAACCTGTTCTCGCAAACCGCGATCGAGGACATCCGCGAAAAGCAGGCCGCGTGGGAGGAAAAGGAACTCGCCGCCGCGCTCGGCGGCAGGCCCGAGGAAAAGCCGGCCTACGCGACCGAATGCGGCATTCCGCTGAAGCGCGTCTACACAGCCGCCGACATCGCCGACATTCCCGCCGACGAGTTGGGTTTTCCCGGCGCCTATCCCTTCACCCGCGGAGCCTATCCGACGATGTATCGCGGCCGGCCTTGGACCATCCGGCAGGTCGCCGGCTTCGGCAATCCCGAGGCCACCAACCAGCGCTACAAATACATGATCCAGACCGGTCAGACCGGGCTCTCCACCGATTTCGACCTGCCGACGCTGCTCGGCCTGGACTCGGACGATCCGAGGGCCTTCGGCGAAGTCGGGCGCGTCGGCGTCGCCATCGACACCGTCGACGATGTCGATCGGCTGTTCGACGGAATAGACCTCGAAAAGATCTCGGTCTCGCTCACCATCAATCCGTCGGCCTGGGTGGTCTACGCCATGTATGTCGCCGTCGCTGAACGGCGCGGCTGTGACCTCCATAAGCTGGCGGGCACGCTGCAGGCGGACCCGCTGAAGGAGTATGTGGCGCAGAAGGAGTGGATCTATCCGGTGCGTCCCGCGGTGAGGCTGCTGCGCGACTTGATCATGTACAGCGCCAGGGCGACGCCGAAGATCAATCCCATCAGCCTCAGCGGCTATCATCTCTCGGATGTCGGCGGCAACGCGCTGCAGGAGATCGCCTTTATCATGGCTTTCACCATCGCCTATTGCGAGGAGGTCACCGGCGCCGGCATGGACATCGACGACTTCGCGCCCCGGTTGTCCTTCTTCTTCATCAGCCACCAGGACTTCTTCGAGCAGATCTGCAAGTTCAGGGCGGCAAGGCGGGTCTACGCCAAGATCATGGCGCAACGCTTCAAGGCCAGGAAGCCGGAGTCCATGCGGCTGCGGGTGCATGTGCAGACCGCGGCGATGAGCCTGACCAAGGTCGAGCACCATAACAATCTCATGCGCACGGCCATCCAGGCGCTCGGCGCCGTGCTGGGCGGCTGCCAGAGCATGCATACCAACGGCCTCGACGAGGCCTTCGCCATCCCGACCGAAGAGGCCATGAAGCTGGCCATCCGCACCCAGCAGATCATCCGCGACGAGATCAACGTGACCTCAGTGATCGATCCTCTCGGCGGCTCCTATTTCATCGAGCGCCTCACCCGCGACATGGAGACAGAAATCTGGAAGCTGCTGGACGAAGTCGACGAGCGCGGCGGCGCCGTGAAACTGGTCGAGGAAGGCTGGTTCCAGCAGAAGCTCGCGGACTCGGCTTACGCCACGTTCCAGAAGATCGATGCCGGCGAAAAGATCTCGGTCGGCGTCAACCGGTACGTCGACGAGACCAGCCGATCGGCCGAAGTGCACATCCATCCTTATGACGAAGAGTGCACGCAGTTGCAGATCGACCGCCTCCAAGCGGCGCGGGCGGACCGTGACAACGCCCGTGTCCGGCAACTGCTGAAGGAACTCGCCGAGCAGGCGAGATCCGACGACGTCAATCTTTTGCCGAAGACCATCGAGGCCGTGAAGGCGAAGGCGACGCTTGGCGAGATCTGCGCCGCGCTGCGCGAGGTCTGGGGCGCTTACGCCGAACCGATGATCGTTTGA
- the meaB gene encoding methylmalonyl Co-A mutase-associated GTPase MeaB has protein sequence MRRAAYKPSIELVPEILAGNVAAIARMITRAEAGYPEAAPALAEIYRHTGKAHVVGITGVPGAGKSTLVSSLIRAFASEGRKVGVVAVDPSSPFSGGAILGDRVRMSEAASSSQAFVRSMATRGHLGGLARSTLQAVDVLDAAGYSPIIIETVGVGQDEVEVVTAAHSIVVLSAPGLGDDIQAIKAGVLEIADIHVVSKADKPEAAATVSALRGMMTLGTERTGSKWTPPVLPVSAVSGERIGELKDAISRHWSHLRDSGELAERQRGICRTRILGAAKYLFQRKFDERAGEVGEHIQAVVNRDMDPAGAARLLLGWTNEGQAT, from the coding sequence GTGAGGCGCGCGGCATACAAGCCCTCGATCGAGCTCGTGCCCGAAATCCTCGCGGGCAACGTTGCGGCCATCGCCCGCATGATCACGCGCGCCGAGGCCGGCTATCCGGAAGCAGCGCCCGCGCTGGCGGAGATCTACAGGCATACCGGCAAGGCGCATGTCGTCGGCATCACCGGCGTTCCGGGAGCCGGCAAATCCACGCTTGTGTCTTCCCTTATCCGGGCATTCGCGTCGGAGGGGCGCAAGGTCGGCGTCGTCGCCGTCGATCCGAGCAGCCCGTTCTCCGGCGGCGCGATCCTCGGTGACAGGGTGCGCATGAGCGAGGCGGCCTCGTCCTCGCAGGCCTTCGTCCGCAGCATGGCGACGCGCGGCCATCTGGGCGGCCTTGCCCGTTCGACGCTGCAGGCAGTCGATGTCCTCGACGCCGCCGGCTACTCGCCCATCATCATCGAGACCGTCGGCGTCGGCCAGGACGAGGTGGAAGTCGTGACGGCGGCGCACAGCATCGTCGTTCTTTCGGCGCCTGGCCTTGGCGACGACATACAGGCGATCAAGGCCGGCGTTCTCGAAATCGCGGATATCCATGTCGTCAGCAAGGCCGACAAGCCGGAAGCGGCGGCGACCGTTTCGGCCCTGCGCGGCATGATGACCCTCGGTACCGAACGGACGGGGTCGAAATGGACGCCGCCGGTCCTGCCGGTCAGCGCGGTCTCGGGCGAGCGGATCGGCGAGCTGAAGGACGCCATCTCCAGGCACTGGTCGCATCTGCGCGACAGCGGCGAGCTGGCCGAGCGGCAGCGGGGCATTTGCCGGACGCGGATTCTCGGCGCGGCCAAATATCTTTTCCAGCGCAAGTTCGATGAGCGGGCCGGCGAGGTCGGAGAGCACATCCAGGCCGTCGTGAACAGGGACATGGACCCCGCCGGCGCGGCCCGCCTTCTGCTCGGCTGGACGAACGAGGGGCAAGCGACATGA
- a CDS encoding cobalamin B12-binding domain-containing protein: MTGTIRVLVAKLGLDGHDRGAKVVARILRDAGMEVVYTGLYKSPDEVVAAAVQEDVDVIGVSLLSGSHVPLFRELGRCLREQKADHIFVVAGGVIPEQDYAALWDSGVDAIVPQEARAELIVTTIRNLIAARGRV; the protein is encoded by the coding sequence ATGACCGGCACCATCCGCGTGCTTGTCGCCAAGCTCGGGCTGGATGGGCACGACCGGGGCGCCAAGGTGGTCGCGCGGATCCTGCGCGATGCCGGCATGGAGGTCGTCTACACCGGCCTCTACAAGTCTCCGGACGAGGTCGTGGCGGCTGCGGTCCAGGAGGACGTGGACGTCATCGGCGTCAGCCTCCTTTCCGGTTCCCATGTTCCGCTCTTTCGTGAATTGGGGCGCTGCCTGCGCGAGCAGAAGGCCGATCACATCTTCGTCGTCGCCGGCGGGGTCATCCCCGAGCAGGACTATGCCGCTTTGTGGGACAGCGGCGTCGACGCGATCGTGCCGCAGGAGGCGCGGGCCGAACTGATCGTGACGACGATCAGGAACCTGATCGCCGCTCGTGGCCGGGTATGA
- a CDS encoding aspartate aminotransferase family protein has product MSRNLDNAFWSAARKHLIRYGGAFEPAIIERAEGSFVYDADARPILDFTSGQMSALLGHAHPRIVATVRRQVETVAHLFSGMLSRPVVELAERLAALAPGLDRALLLSTGAESNEAAIRMAKLVTGKHEIVAFSKSWHGMTGVAASATYSAGRKGYGPAAVGSIAIPPPNSFRPRFKKADGSLDWAAELDDAFALVDSQSTGSLAAFIAEPILSSGGMLELPQGYLAALKQKCRERGMLLILDEAQTGVGRTGDMFAFQRDGITPDILTLSKTIGAGLPLAAVMTTAEIEETAHERGFLFYTTHVSDPLPAAVGVTVLDVVEEERLVERARHLGRRLFDGLSDLKQRFECVGDVRGRGLMLGVEIVKNGESREPDHELGAKIAAEAFKRGLSMNIVKLPGMGGVFRIAPPLTISEEELDLGLRTIRDAIEAVLSASGGRMAAE; this is encoded by the coding sequence ATGTCGAGAAATCTGGATAATGCCTTCTGGTCGGCGGCGCGAAAGCACCTCATCCGATATGGCGGCGCCTTCGAGCCCGCCATCATCGAGCGGGCCGAAGGCTCGTTCGTCTACGACGCCGATGCCCGGCCCATACTCGACTTCACCTCCGGCCAGATGAGCGCGCTGCTCGGGCATGCGCATCCGAGGATCGTCGCGACGGTGCGCCGCCAGGTCGAAACGGTCGCGCATCTCTTCAGCGGCATGCTGTCCCGCCCGGTTGTCGAGCTTGCCGAGCGCCTCGCCGCGCTGGCGCCCGGCCTCGACAGGGCGCTCCTGCTTTCGACGGGCGCGGAGTCGAACGAGGCGGCCATCCGCATGGCGAAGCTGGTGACCGGCAAGCACGAGATCGTCGCGTTCTCCAAAAGCTGGCACGGCATGACCGGCGTTGCGGCTTCCGCCACCTATAGCGCCGGGCGCAAGGGCTACGGTCCCGCGGCGGTCGGCTCGATCGCGATTCCCCCGCCGAACAGCTTTCGCCCGCGCTTCAAGAAAGCCGACGGCTCGCTCGACTGGGCGGCCGAGCTCGATGACGCCTTCGCCCTGGTCGACAGCCAGTCGACCGGCAGCCTGGCGGCCTTCATCGCCGAGCCGATCCTGTCGAGCGGCGGCATGCTGGAGCTGCCGCAGGGCTATCTCGCGGCGCTGAAGCAGAAATGCCGCGAACGCGGCATGCTGCTCATCCTCGACGAAGCGCAAACCGGCGTCGGCCGCACCGGCGACATGTTCGCCTTCCAGCGCGACGGCATCACGCCGGACATCCTCACTCTGTCGAAGACCATCGGCGCCGGCCTTCCGCTGGCGGCGGTCATGACGACGGCCGAGATCGAGGAAACGGCGCATGAGCGGGGCTTCCTGTTCTACACCACCCATGTGTCCGATCCGCTGCCGGCCGCCGTTGGCGTGACCGTGCTCGATGTCGTGGAAGAGGAGCGCCTTGTCGAACGCGCGCGCCATCTCGGAAGAAGGCTTTTCGACGGCCTGTCCGACCTGAAGCAGCGCTTCGAGTGCGTCGGCGACGTGCGCGGCCGCGGCCTGATGCTGGGGGTCGAGATCGTCAAGAACGGAGAGAGCCGCGAGCCCGATCACGAGCTCGGCGCGAAAATTGCCGCGGAAGCATTCAAGCGCGGACTGAGCATGAACATCGTCAAGCTCCCGGGCATGGGCGGCGTGTTCCGCATTGCCCCGCCGCTGACGATTTCGGAAGAAGAGCTCGACCTCGGATTGCGCACGATCCGCGACGCCATCGAAGCGGTGCTGTCCGCGAGCGGCGGCCGCATGGCCGCGGAGTGA